Proteins from a genomic interval of Quercus lobata isolate SW786 chromosome 11, ValleyOak3.0 Primary Assembly, whole genome shotgun sequence:
- the LOC115966603 gene encoding uncharacterized protein LOC115966603: protein MFNEIDGDFNDEVIRTFKVGLPTEHDLRKSLTKKSVKSPHDDDLVVTLRIEGYDVKRVLVDQGSSAEIMYPDLYKGLNLKPEDSTSYDSPLVNFDGKVVIPRSQIRLPMQAGSKVVELDFIVVDVYSPYTAIVARPWLHALKAFSSTLHLKVKHLSGDEIEKLVGSQSMAR, encoded by the exons atgttcaatgagatcGATGGGGACTTTAATGATGAAGTTATAAGGACTTTTAAGGTCGGCTTGCCTACCGAGCACGATTTGAGAAAGTCCTTGACCAAGAAGTCGGTAAAGAGT CCACATGATGATGATTTAGTGGTCACCCTCAGAATAGaagggtatgatgtgaagagggtgTTAGTAGACCAGGGCAGTAGTGCAGAGATTATGTACCCTGACTTGTACAAAGGGTTGAATTTAAAGCCCGAAGATTCGACATCCTATGATTCACCTTTGGTAAACTTTGATGGGAAAGTTGTCATCCCAAGGAGTCAAATTAGATTGCCCATGCAAGCAGGTTCAAAGGTAGTGGAGTTGGACTTCATTGTGGTGGACGTTTATTCTCCCTACACGGCCATTGTAgctagaccttggcttcatgctCTAAAGGCCTTTTCTTCAACTCTGCATTTGAAAGTGAAACATCTGTCAGGGGACGAGATTGAGAAGCTTGTGGGGAGTCAATCCATGGCTAGATAG